One window of the Pseudarthrobacter sp. ATCC 49987 genome contains the following:
- a CDS encoding acVLRF1 family peptidyl-tRNA hydrolase: MASPETRVAFVSGDRLPGWVERFAASHGGLAEEELDGGLQLRAADGAVALLQPPWPADGRPGRGSDAVSRLASLASQPRCIGAVLVRRGGYSVAVVSGGAVLAAKTGTRHVQSRTAAGGWSQQRFARRRANQADALVEAVADHAARIFADHRIEYLAPGGDRTLAEQVLAEPVLKQCAARPRLPFLDVPDPRAAVLKKAAADLCAVRILVTDPPG; this comes from the coding sequence ATGGCAAGCCCCGAAACCCGCGTCGCGTTCGTCTCCGGTGACCGTCTGCCGGGCTGGGTGGAGCGTTTCGCGGCAAGCCACGGCGGCCTGGCCGAGGAGGAGCTCGACGGCGGGCTGCAGCTGCGTGCCGCGGACGGGGCAGTGGCGCTGCTTCAGCCACCATGGCCGGCGGACGGGCGCCCCGGGCGCGGCAGCGACGCCGTCTCCCGGCTCGCGTCCCTGGCGTCCCAGCCCCGCTGCATCGGCGCCGTCCTGGTCCGCCGGGGCGGCTACTCCGTGGCCGTGGTCAGCGGCGGTGCCGTGCTCGCCGCCAAAACCGGCACACGCCATGTCCAGTCCCGGACCGCCGCCGGGGGCTGGTCCCAGCAGCGCTTCGCCCGTCGCCGGGCGAACCAGGCCGATGCCCTGGTGGAGGCTGTGGCGGACCATGCCGCCCGGATCTTCGCGGACCACCGGATCGAGTACCTGGCGCCCGGCGGCGACCGGACGCTGGCCGAACAGGTTCTCGCCGAACCGGTGCTCAAGCAGTGCGCTGCGCGGCCGAGGCTGCCGTTCCTGGACGTTCCGGATCCGCGCGCCGCGGTCCTGAAGAAGGCCGCTGCGGACCTGTGTGCGGTGCGGATCCTGGTCACGGACCCGCCGGGATAG